A single genomic interval of Homo sapiens chromosome 7, GRCh38.p14 Primary Assembly harbors:
- the TMUB1 gene encoding transmembrane and ubiquitin-like domain-containing protein 1 gives MTLIEGVGDEVTVLFSVLACLLVLALAWVSTHTAEGGDPLPQPSGTPTPSQPSAAMAATDSMRGEAPGAETPSLRHRGQAAQPEPSTGFTATPPAPDSPQEPLVLRLKFLNDSEQVARAWPHDTIGSLKRTQFPGREQQVRLIYQGQLLGDDTQTLGSLHLPPNCVLHCHVSTRVGPPNPPCPPGSEPGPSGLEIGSLLLPLLLLLLLLLWYCQIQYRPFFPLTATLGLAGFTLLLSLLAFAMYRP, from the exons ATGACCCTGATTGAAGGGGTGGGTGATGAGGTGACCGTCCTTTTCTCGGTGCTTGCCTGCCTTCTGGTGCTGGCCCTTGCCTGGGTCTCAACGCACACCGCTGAGGGCGGGGACCCACTGCCCCAGCCGTCAGGGACCCCAACGCCATCCCAGCCCAGCGCAGCCATGGCAGCTACCGACAGCATGAGAGGGGAGGCCCCAGGGGCAGAGACCCCCAGCCTGAGACACAGAGGTCAAGCTGCACAGCCAGAGCCCAGCACGGGGTTCACAGCAACACCGCCAGCCCCGGACTCCCCGCAGGAGCCCCTCGTGCTACGGCTGAAATTCCTCAATGATTCAGAGCAGGTGGCCAGGGCCTGGCCCCACGACACCATTGGCTCCTTGAAAAG GACCCAGTTTCCCGGCCGGGAACAGCAGGTGCGACTCATCTACCAAGGGCAGCTGCTAGGCGACGACACCCAGACCCTGGgcagccttcacctccctccCAACTGCGTTCTCCACTGCCACGTGTCCACGAGAGTCGGTCCCCCAAATCCCCCCTGCCCGCCGGGGTCCGAGCCCGGCCCCTCCGGGCTGGAAATCGGCAGcctgctgctgcccctgctgctcctgctgttgctgctgctctGGTACTGCCAGATCCAGTACCGGCCCTTCTTTCCCCTGACCGCCACTCTGGGCCTGGCCGGCTTCACCCTGCTCCTCAGTCTCCTGGCCTTTGCCATGTACCGCCCGTAG